Proteins from a single region of Oncorhynchus tshawytscha isolate Ot180627B linkage group LG03, Otsh_v2.0, whole genome shotgun sequence:
- the LOC112246079 gene encoding tyrosine-protein phosphatase non-receptor type substrate 1-like, with protein sequence MVTAEGLKVRQWPPSLTVMRGQSANLSCRFEATSYGVDWFKIEGGEKIPVPDSAGQTSLVITEVSVEDAGVYYCEVNVLHRDSERGGGTKLIVLAPPSVPQLLLQVPSDPQTDQWALLCVTGGFYPHHLTLSWTHQSGEDSPHHFVGRNCTIHPDYHDVNQSHSLIPKISTPNWMGECLQVTDSSRTEVYVISVLSLPPRGSVDAGIFYTCSVQDHPALDSPLFASFTWGGRQAPCLPYPISTLSWKFARQ encoded by the exons ATGGTAACAGCAGAGGGGTTAAAGGTGAGGCAGTGGCCCCCTTCACTCACTGTAATGCGGGGTCAGAGTGCCAACCTGTCCTGCCGTTTCGAGGCCACGTCCTACGGGGTGGATTGGTTCAAGATAGAGGGGGGCGAAAAGATCCCCGTCCCAGATTCAGCTGGGCAGACGTCCCTGGTGATTACCGAGGTGTCCGTGGAGGATGCCGGTGTGTATTACTGCGAGGTCAACGTCCTACACAGAGATTCAGAGCGAGGGGGCGGCACAAAGCTCATTGTCCTGG CACCCCCCTCTGTGCCTCAACTCCTCCTCCAGGTCCCCTCGGACCCCCAGACGGACCAATGGGCTCTCCTCTGCGTCACCGGTGGGTTCTACCCACACCACCTCACCCTAAGCTGGACACACCAGAGTGGAGAAGATAGCCCCCACCACTTTGTTGGCCGCAACTGCACCATTCACCCTGACTACCATGACGTCAACCAATCACACAGCCTAATTCCAAAGATCTCAACTCCTAATTGGATGGGAGAGTGTTTACAGGTGACGGACAGCTCCAGAACGGAAGTGTATGTAATCAGTGTGCTGTCCCTCCCCCCGCGGGGGTCTGTGGATGCTGGGATCTTCTACACCTGTAGTGTGCAGGATCACCCTGCGCTGGACTCCCCCCTGTTTGCCTCCTTCACCTGGG GAGGAAGGCAGGCTCCGTGTCTACCATATCCTATCTCTACTCTAAGTTGGAAGTTTGCCCGCCAATGA
- the LOC112246154 gene encoding free fatty acid receptor 2, whose translation MQECHTALCLSVYLVTFLTGLPANAVAFYTFSKKVRQKPTPIDILLLNLTISDLLFLLFLPFKMQEVTNDMTWSLPYILCPLSGFFFYMTIYVSTLFLTAVSVERYLGVAFPIQHSLKRRPLYAVVASVFIWVFSVLHLSIVVIMPYYNPPQDSLSSTTNSSNSYEFSNVSNVLISDGDNIVSSRNVCYEDFSEKQLAILLPVRLELCLVLFCVPFLICSFCYINFIRILSGLPHIGRRRRLRAIGLALGTLLVFAFCFGPYNVSHIVGFITRKNPDWRDMALLCSTFNACLDPFIFYFSSSAVRGTLGSMLQGARIRLAKCMFCGCHIHWSPWNGTSERASER comes from the coding sequence ATGCAGGAGTGCCATACTgcgttgtgtctgtctgtctaccttgTCACCTTTTTGACGGGCCTCCCAGCCAACGCTGTGGCCTTCTACACCTTCAGCAAGAAGGTAAGGCAAAAACCCACGCCCATCGACATCCTGCTCCTCAACCTGACCATCTCGgacctcctcttcctgctcttcCTGCCCTTCAAGATGCAGGAAGTCACGAACGATATGACCTGGAGTCTACCCTACATCCTCTGTCCTTTATCTGGCTTCTTCTTCTACATGACTATCTACGTCAGCACCTTATTCCTGACAGCGGTCAGTGTGGAGCGCTACCTGGGCGTGGCCTTCCCCATCCAACACTCGCTGAAGCGCCGGCCCCTGTATGCCGTGgtggccagtgtatttatctggGTCTTCTCCGTCCTCCACCTGAGCATCGTCGTCATCATGCCCTACTACAACCCACCGCAAGACTCCCTCAGTTCCACAACCAACTCTTCCAACAGCTATGAATTCTCCAACGTCTCCAACGTGCTCATTAGTGACGGCGACAACATTGTGTCTTCCAGGAATGTGTGCTATGAGGACTTCAGCGAGAAGCAACTGGCGATCCTCCTGCCTGTGCGTCTGGAGCTCTGCCTGGTTCTATTCTGTGTACCTTTCCTCATCTGCAGCTTCTGCTACATCAACTTCATCCGCATACTCTCCGGCCTGCCCCACATCGGTCGTCGCAGACGCCTCCGTGCTATCGGCCTGGCTCTGGGGACACTGCTGGTGTTTGCCTTCTGCTTCGGCCCCTACAACGTCTCCCACATTGTGGGCTTTATAACCAGGAAGAACCCAGACTGGAGAGACATGGCCTTGCTCTGCAGCACCTTCAACGCCTGCTTGGACCCCTTCATATTCTACTTCTCCTCCTCAGCTGTCAGAGGGACCCTAGGGAGTATGTTGCAGGGGGCCAGAATCAGGCTGGCCAAGTGTATGTTCTGTGGCTGTCACATCCACTGGTCCCCTTGGAATGGAACGAGTGAGCGAGCCTCAGAAAGATAA
- the LOC112246066 gene encoding free fatty acid receptor 2-like isoform X2 yields MLSGNESGDRHSHSSLVLAVYIITFLIGLPANGVAFYTFGKKVRQKATPIDILLLNLTVSDLLFLLFLPFKMKEAADDNVWNMPVFLCPLTSLVFYATIYNSTFFLTAISVERYLGVAFPIKYKLIRRSLYTTVASIAFWVISMAHVSIVYIIQNLVDSNATQEGNMCYSNFTQMQLRVLIPVRLELFLVLFCVPFFICCFCYINFIRILSQLPSINPKKRLRAIGLSLATLLVFIVCFAPYNLSHLVGFVNWESPNWRMAALLSSTINASLDPIIFYFSSSALRCTFHLFLKNLLERVQGLYFWSKALYCPVLFCTRTQKDSTPSSNDNMCQTHSTEGQGSAGLRCT; encoded by the coding sequence ATGCTGTCTGGGAATGAATCCGGGGATAGACACAGCCACAGCAGCCTGGTGCTGGCGGTCTACATCATCACCTTCCTGATTGGACTCCCTGCCAATGGTGTGGCCTTCTACACCTTTGGAAAGAAGGTGAGGCAGAAAGCCACGCCCATCGACATCCTGCTCCTCAACCTGACCGTCTCGGACCTCCTCTTTCTGCTCTTCCTGCCCTTCAAGATGAAAGAGGCGGCGGACGACAATGTATGGAACATGCCCGTCTTCCTGTGTCCATTGACCAGCTTAGTCTTCTACGCCACCATCTACAACAGCACCTTCTTTCTGACTGCCATCAGCGTTGAACGCTACTTGGGGGTGGCCTTTCCCATCAAGTACAAACTCATAAGACGGTCTTTGTACACCACGGTGGCTAGCATCGCCTTCTGGGTGATCTCCATGGCGCACGTCAGTATCGTCTACATCATTCAAAATTTAGTCGATTCCAATGCCACCCAGGAAGGGAACATGTGTTACTCGAATTTCACCCAGATGCAGCTGCGGGTCCTGATACCTGTCCGCCTGGAGCTCTTCCTGGTTCTATTCTGTGTACCTTTCTTCATCTGCTGCTTCTGCTACATCAACTTCATCCGAATCCTCTCTCAGCTGCCCAGCATCAACCCCAAGAAACGTCTGCGGGCCATCGGTCTGTCGCTGGCCACCCTGCTGGTGTTCATTGTCTGCTTCGCGCCCTACAACCTGTCACACTTAGTGGGCTTTGTTAACTGGGAGAGTCCCAATTGGCGGATGGCCGCACTCTTGTCCAGTACCATCAACGCCAGCCTGGACCCCATCATCTTCTACTTCTCCTCGTCGGCCCTCAGGTGTACCTTCCACCTCTTCCTGAAGAACCTGTTGGAGAGGGTGCAGGGGTTGTACTTCTGGAGTAAGGCTCTCTACTGCCCTGTGTTGTTCTGCACCAGAACTCAGAAGGACAGCACACCAAGCTCCAATGACaacatgtgtcaaactcattccacagagggccaaGGTTCTGCAGGTTTACggtgtacttga